The proteins below are encoded in one region of Methanosarcina barkeri 3:
- a CDS encoding exodeoxyribonuclease III yields MSGHYNLISWNVNGLRAAMKKGFLELLLEQKFDIVCIQETKVSPDKLPREAKNIPGYYNYFVSAEQNGYSGVGLFSRKKPLKLETSMGLEKFDREGRFLRADFEDFTLMNIYFPNGKASLERLEYKLSFYEAFLDYANSLKAEGKRLVICGDVNTAHKELDLSRPKQNETISGFLPEERAWMDKFLAAGYLDTFRMFHPEGGNYSWWSMRTGARKRNVGWRLDYFFVSENLQDNVKSSSIYSEIMGSDHCPVGLELEF; encoded by the coding sequence ATGTCTGGTCACTACAACCTCATTTCCTGGAACGTAAACGGTCTTCGGGCTGCAATGAAAAAAGGTTTTCTTGAGCTTTTACTGGAACAGAAATTCGATATCGTCTGCATTCAGGAAACTAAAGTTTCTCCTGATAAACTACCGAGAGAAGCAAAGAACATTCCAGGCTACTATAATTATTTTGTCTCGGCAGAACAGAATGGCTACAGCGGGGTCGGACTCTTCTCCAGGAAAAAACCACTGAAGCTAGAAACCAGCATGGGACTCGAAAAATTTGACAGGGAAGGCCGCTTCCTGCGTGCCGATTTTGAGGACTTTACCCTAATGAATATCTATTTTCCTAATGGCAAAGCCTCTCTGGAGCGCCTGGAATACAAATTGAGTTTTTATGAAGCTTTTTTAGACTATGCAAACTCTCTCAAAGCCGAAGGCAAAAGACTTGTCATTTGCGGAGATGTCAATACTGCCCACAAAGAGCTCGACCTCTCCCGTCCCAAGCAAAACGAAACAATATCCGGTTTTCTTCCTGAAGAGCGGGCATGGATGGATAAGTTCCTTGCTGCCGGCTATCTTGATACCTTCCGTATGTTCCATCCTGAAGGCGGAAACTATTCCTGGTGGTCAATGAGAACAGGTGCACGTAAAAGAAATGTCGGGTGGCGTCTGGACTACTTTTTCGTAAGCGAAAACCTGCAGGACAATGTAAAGTCCTCCTCAATTTACAGTGAAATCATGGGCTCTGACC